A region of Flavobacteriales bacterium DNA encodes the following proteins:
- the wecB gene encoding UDP-N-acetylglucosamine 2-epimerase (non-hydrolyzing): protein MKLITIVGARPQFIKAAAVSRAFKEFFEIEEIIIHTGQHFDANMSDVFFEELHIPKPHYNLAINSLSHGAMTGRMMESIEAVILKEKPDYVLVYGDTNSTIAGALAAKKLHVKVVHVEAGLRSFNTKMPEEINRILTDRISDVLFCPTNEAVKNLNNEGFQNIDCQIIKNGDVMQDAALYYKDLAKKPSFDLPEEFVLLTMHRAENTDDLDKLKNIISALNSIHQKMPVFWLIHPRTKQIINSQSIDVKFHVFDPVGYLEMIYLLEHCSLVMTDSGGLQKEAFFFSKNCVTLREETEWVELIEGGFNVLVGSDVNKINEGFDNMSKKQNDFSVDLYGKGQASRTIASQLITHKKAND from the coding sequence ATGAAGTTAATAACTATAGTTGGGGCTAGACCACAGTTTATTAAAGCGGCGGCAGTAAGTAGAGCATTTAAAGAATTCTTTGAGATTGAAGAAATTATTATCCATACGGGACAACATTTTGATGCCAATATGAGTGACGTATTCTTTGAAGAATTACATATACCTAAGCCCCATTACAATTTAGCTATCAACAGTTTAAGCCATGGCGCAATGACAGGTCGTATGATGGAATCAATTGAGGCAGTTATTTTGAAAGAAAAACCAGATTATGTATTGGTTTATGGGGATACCAATTCAACTATTGCTGGGGCATTGGCGGCTAAAAAACTTCATGTTAAAGTGGTTCATGTTGAAGCAGGATTGAGAAGTTTTAACACTAAAATGCCCGAAGAGATAAACCGAATATTAACAGATAGGATTAGTGATGTTTTATTCTGCCCAACAAATGAAGCTGTCAAGAACCTTAATAATGAAGGTTTTCAAAATATTGATTGTCAAATCATAAAGAATGGCGATGTGATGCAAGATGCCGCCCTTTACTATAAAGACTTGGCTAAAAAACCGTCTTTCGACTTGCCAGAAGAATTTGTTTTATTAACCATGCACAGAGCCGAAAACACTGATGATTTGGATAAGCTCAAAAACATTATATCTGCTCTGAATAGTATTCATCAAAAAATGCCTGTTTTTTGGCTCATTCATCCACGAACTAAGCAAATCATTAATAGTCAGTCAATAGACGTTAAGTTTCATGTTTTTGATCCAGTAGGTTATCTAGAAATGATATATCTTCTTGAGCATTGCAGCTTAGTCATGACTGATAGCGGTGGTTTGCAAAAGGAAGCCTTTTTCTTTTCTAAAAACTGTGTTACACTTAGAGAAGAAACTGAATGGGTGGAGTTGATAGAAGGCGGATTTAACGTGTTAGTTGGTTCTGATGTTAATAAAATAAATGAGGGGTTTGATAATATGTCTAAAAAGCAAAACGATTTTAGTGTTGATTTATATGGCAAAGGTCAAGCGTCAAGAACTATTGCTTCACAATTGATAACACATAAAAAAGCAAATGACTAA
- a CDS encoding glycosyltransferase family 4 protein has protein sequence MKVCHLTSVHTRYDTRIFLKECSSLATNGHEVSLIVADDLGDELKGGVKIHDVGKNNSGRLSRFTKTTRNVFRKAIGIDADVYHFHDPELMPFAYLLKLKGKKVIYDAHEDLPRQLLSKPYLGKVSKKILSFLIEKIENFFASRFTAIITATPFIRDRFLKLNNHTIDINNFPIISEFEDFSEHPKKDEICYVGGLSQVRGILEVVKSLDNLNSIQFNLAGLFNDANYEKKVKSQPSWSKVNELGFIDREGIKNVYSKSKIGIVTLHPIVNYLDSLPVKMFEYMASGLPVIASDISLWKSIIDESKCGICVNPLSPNDIAKAIDEMIQDPKALKTMGVNGRKAIVQKYNWSIEENKLLNLYSNL, from the coding sequence ATGAAAGTTTGTCACTTGACATCTGTGCACACTAGATACGATACAAGAATCTTTTTGAAAGAATGTAGTAGTCTTGCCACAAATGGACATGAAGTTAGTCTGATTGTTGCCGATGATTTAGGAGATGAGTTAAAAGGTGGTGTGAAAATACATGATGTAGGTAAAAATAATTCTGGTAGATTAAGTCGTTTTACAAAAACGACTAGAAACGTTTTCAGAAAAGCTATCGGAATAGATGCAGATGTATACCATTTTCACGATCCTGAACTAATGCCTTTTGCTTATTTGTTAAAGCTCAAAGGTAAAAAGGTTATTTATGATGCACATGAAGATTTGCCTAGACAATTATTAAGTAAACCCTATTTAGGTAAGGTTAGTAAGAAAATTTTATCTTTTTTAATCGAAAAAATTGAAAACTTCTTTGCTTCAAGATTCACGGCTATCATTACTGCTACTCCATTTATAAGAGATAGGTTTCTTAAATTAAACAATCATACAATCGATATTAATAATTTTCCTATTATCAGTGAATTTGAAGATTTTTCGGAACACCCAAAGAAAGATGAAATATGTTATGTAGGAGGTCTTTCTCAAGTAAGAGGTATCTTAGAGGTTGTTAAATCTTTAGATAATTTAAATTCAATTCAATTCAATTTAGCTGGATTATTTAATGATGCTAATTATGAAAAGAAAGTGAAGTCACAACCTTCTTGGTCAAAAGTTAATGAGTTAGGATTCATAGACAGAGAAGGTATTAAGAACGTCTATTCCAAGTCAAAGATTGGTATTGTGACATTACATCCAATAGTCAATTATCTTGATTCACTTCCTGTTAAGATGTTTGAATACATGGCTTCTGGACTACCAGTAATTGCCTCTGATATTTCATTATGGAAAAGTATTATTGATGAAAGTAAATGTGGTATTTGTGTAAATCCATTAAGCCCTAATGACATTGCTAAGGCAATAGATGAAATGATACAAGACCCAAAGGCTTTAAAAACAATGGGGGTTAATGGAAGAAAAGCTATTGTCCAAAAATACAATTGGTCTATTGAGGAAAATAAACTTTTAAATTTATATAGTAATCTATGA